One Candidatus Fermentibacter sp. genomic region harbors:
- a CDS encoding peptidylprolyl isomerase: MRYAVLAATILILLPTAARADVLASVDESTLTWEQLVAMVGGEENRQYLAVGSEAEAEEMLRSWVREELVVRAAMADGMDQRPEIAYAIDQAVRQILLEAYLGEQTADVETSLLTVENYVSAWRGSYEIEIHARHILLPDMAQAQAAQARLQAGESFDVLAQEISICPSAAEGGDLGWLRRGQAVLGFEEAAFSLSPGQTSGIIETSMGFHIIKLLETRPIVPAPSDEEIFQLAGDELMMDAQETAVMTLLDSLETLHAVSVYPERLLEHVSQ; encoded by the coding sequence ATGCGATATGCTGTCCTCGCCGCGACGATTCTCATCCTGCTTCCCACGGCGGCCCGGGCCGACGTGCTCGCCTCTGTCGACGAGTCCACCCTCACATGGGAACAGCTCGTAGCCATGGTGGGCGGGGAGGAGAACCGGCAGTATCTGGCGGTCGGCAGCGAGGCCGAAGCCGAGGAGATGCTCAGGAGCTGGGTGCGCGAAGAGCTGGTGGTCCGTGCCGCCATGGCCGACGGCATGGATCAGAGGCCCGAGATCGCCTATGCCATCGACCAGGCGGTGCGGCAGATCCTTCTGGAGGCCTACCTCGGAGAGCAGACCGCGGACGTGGAGACGTCCCTCCTCACGGTCGAGAACTACGTGTCGGCCTGGAGGGGCAGTTACGAGATAGAGATCCACGCCAGGCACATACTGCTCCCCGACATGGCGCAGGCTCAGGCTGCCCAGGCCAGGCTGCAGGCGGGCGAGAGCTTCGACGTCCTGGCCCAGGAGATATCGATCTGCCCCAGCGCAGCCGAGGGCGGCGACCTCGGCTGGCTCCGCCGCGGCCAGGCCGTGCTCGGGTTCGAGGAGGCCGCCTTCTCCCTGTCCCCGGGTCAGACGAGCGGCATAATCGAGACTTCCATGGGGTTCCACATCATCAAGCTGCTGGAGACCAGGCCCATCGTGCCGGCCCCGTCCGACGAGGAGATCTTCCAGCTCGCAGGTGACGAGCTCATGATGGACGCACAGGAAACAGCCGTCATGACCCTGCTCGACTCCCTCGAGACCCTCCATGCCGTTTCGGTATATCCGGAGAGACTGCTTGAGCACGTCAGCCAGTGA
- a CDS encoding permease-like cell division protein FtsX, with product MIPAMPVIRETWLNMSGKKSALASTFLMVSLSFVVFDTFLVVTWNLRRILEREQSEVGIEVFLETGTAEADARALADIVSGMDGVLSVYYVSPAEAEAVFRAEIPDRAGLLDLMGEGFQLPASLQIALLPSWRNSDRMATLAGSLSGFEGVYDVVYGESYLPGLTSLIGTLHRLDLFAGTMVLLGVSLVVAGAIRLAVAGRALTVEIMSISGASDGFIRGPFLLEGLVSGVAGAAGGLLFTYAVSLILSGSIGHEFLPGRWIAGVLFLGAATGLAGSWVGLSSSLPRPRK from the coding sequence GTGATCCCCGCCATGCCCGTCATCAGGGAGACCTGGCTCAACATGAGCGGCAAGAAGTCCGCCCTTGCCTCGACGTTTCTCATGGTGAGCCTGTCGTTCGTCGTGTTCGACACCTTCCTGGTCGTCACCTGGAATCTCAGGAGGATCCTGGAGCGTGAGCAGAGCGAGGTCGGGATCGAGGTCTTCCTCGAGACGGGCACGGCGGAGGCCGATGCCCGCGCGCTGGCCGACATCGTGAGCGGAATGGACGGAGTGCTGTCCGTCTACTACGTCTCTCCGGCCGAGGCGGAGGCGGTATTCAGGGCCGAGATCCCCGACAGGGCAGGGCTCCTCGACCTGATGGGAGAGGGATTCCAGCTCCCCGCATCCCTCCAGATCGCCCTGCTGCCCTCCTGGAGGAACTCCGACAGGATGGCGACGCTCGCCGGTTCGCTTTCGGGATTCGAGGGCGTGTATGACGTGGTGTACGGCGAGAGCTACCTCCCGGGGCTGACCAGCCTCATCGGGACGCTCCACAGGCTCGATCTCTTCGCCGGAACGATGGTCCTGCTCGGAGTCTCGCTCGTCGTAGCCGGAGCGATCAGGCTCGCCGTTGCCGGAAGGGCTCTCACGGTCGAGATCATGAGCATCTCCGGGGCATCCGACGGTTTCATCAGGGGGCCGTTCCTGCTCGAGGGGCTCGTCTCCGGCGTAGCCGGGGCCGCCGGCGGGCTGCTGTTCACATATGCCGTATCGCTCATCCTCTCCGGATCGATAGGCCACGAGTTCCTTCCCGGCCGCTGGATCGCCGGAGTGCTGTTCCTCGGTGCCGCAACCGGGCTTGCAGGGAGCTGGGTAGGGCTCTCCAGCAGCCTTCCCAGACCCAGGAAATGA
- a CDS encoding peptidylprolyl isomerase: MRYGALGLAAVVLAAGCGSKPDVLATVGDRQITEQDFEQAFQRLSPSEQVEVLSPGGRLSLVERLIDKDLLEQAAERMGAPGSEWWVSLYQDAALSASWTEQRFSAYMQENPDMEDFIDLSRTFSLEVILLPDSMSAVHALDTWGSPDFPAGMPMALAPWSTDGSSYRRMDGYLWQFPADIEEAFSGHAGTGPFIAPLYGAWAVAELETGQEALLDSVPPEVAVSAFQKVLKSELALDPRSAAIEALGRRLSVEGGQYGMPDTSGIDRSEVLAFYTGGQVTAGDMVDLATRTGRWRFFGNPPVELSAFLPPAQSGAGAGIDLWYYVGSVAQTRWAAARARSEGVPDSILAPVAAMASVEHLLRLNVLDAVETPDSAAVMAWYESNEASYMIPERRSALLAYLPEEAADSVGTPDSFDELSPWTFVDESGSPAPTPPQPAEAFGAIADAVFSQSPGVVCGPLEMGVEGARAYFQVVEILPGQPAEPAEIWGILTDDCRAVRIQETFDSFMEELAADMGVEIDTSAVENVDPWSGSY, encoded by the coding sequence ATGCGTTATGGAGCGCTGGGTCTTGCGGCCGTCGTCCTCGCAGCCGGATGCGGGTCGAAGCCCGACGTGCTGGCCACAGTGGGCGACAGGCAGATCACGGAGCAGGATTTCGAGCAGGCCTTCCAGCGGCTCAGCCCTTCCGAGCAGGTGGAGGTGCTCTCTCCCGGAGGAAGGCTCTCGCTCGTCGAGAGGCTGATCGACAAGGACCTCCTCGAGCAGGCCGCGGAGCGCATGGGCGCACCCGGATCGGAATGGTGGGTGTCACTCTACCAGGATGCCGCCCTGTCGGCTTCCTGGACGGAGCAGAGGTTCTCCGCCTACATGCAGGAAAACCCCGACATGGAGGACTTCATCGATCTGTCCCGCACGTTCTCCCTGGAAGTGATACTCCTGCCGGACAGCATGAGTGCGGTTCACGCACTCGACACATGGGGCTCCCCGGACTTCCCGGCCGGCATGCCCATGGCCCTGGCGCCCTGGAGCACGGACGGTTCGAGCTACAGGCGCATGGACGGCTACCTCTGGCAGTTCCCGGCGGACATCGAGGAGGCGTTCTCGGGCCATGCCGGAACCGGGCCGTTCATTGCACCCCTCTACGGCGCCTGGGCAGTCGCCGAACTCGAGACCGGGCAGGAGGCCCTTCTCGATTCCGTGCCCCCCGAGGTCGCGGTATCGGCATTCCAGAAGGTGCTCAAGTCGGAACTGGCGCTCGATCCGAGGAGCGCGGCCATCGAGGCTCTCGGCCGCAGGCTCTCGGTCGAAGGCGGCCAGTACGGGATGCCGGACACATCCGGGATCGACAGGTCGGAGGTGCTGGCCTTCTACACCGGCGGACAGGTGACGGCAGGCGACATGGTCGATCTGGCAACCCGCACGGGACGCTGGCGTTTCTTCGGCAACCCCCCCGTCGAGCTTTCGGCGTTCCTGCCGCCGGCCCAGTCGGGAGCCGGCGCCGGCATAGATCTCTGGTATTACGTCGGCTCCGTGGCACAGACCAGGTGGGCGGCCGCCAGAGCCCGTTCGGAGGGCGTGCCGGATTCGATCCTCGCACCGGTCGCGGCCATGGCTTCGGTCGAGCACCTTCTCCGGCTGAACGTGCTGGATGCGGTCGAGACGCCCGATTCGGCCGCGGTGATGGCCTGGTACGAATCGAACGAGGCTTCCTACATGATCCCCGAGCGAAGGTCCGCACTGCTGGCCTACCTCCCGGAGGAGGCGGCCGATTCGGTCGGGACCCCTGATTCCTTCGACGAGCTCTCCCCCTGGACCTTCGTCGACGAATCCGGTTCCCCCGCCCCCACACCGCCTCAGCCGGCGGAGGCCTTCGGAGCGATCGCGGATGCGGTGTTCTCGCAGTCTCCGGGTGTCGTCTGCGGTCCGCTCGAGATGGGCGTGGAGGGGGCCAGAGCCTACTTCCAGGTCGTGGAGATCCTGCCCGGGCAGCCCGCCGAACCCGCCGAGATCTGGGGCATCCTGACGGACGACTGCAGGGCCGTGCGCATCCAGGAGACCTTCGACTCCTTCATGGAGGAACTGGCTGCCGACATGGGTGTAGAGATAGACACTTCCGCGGTCGAGAACGTCGATCCGTGGTCCGGTTCCTACTGA
- a CDS encoding S4 domain-containing protein — protein sequence MRIDVFLRLAGILRTRSLAGDACDGGFVRINGRTAKPAAKISAGDRIDMSMPDGRDASFIVDALPAGRQVARRDRPSLFHEVTPDGAPGSAGQA from the coding sequence ATGCGGATTGACGTCTTCCTCCGGCTGGCAGGCATCCTCAGAACGAGGAGCCTCGCCGGCGACGCCTGCGACGGCGGATTCGTCAGGATCAACGGACGGACCGCCAAGCCGGCTGCGAAGATATCCGCCGGCGACAGGATCGACATGTCCATGCCCGACGGCCGTGATGCGTCGTTCATCGTCGACGCCCTGCCCGCCGGCAGGCAGGTGGCCAGGCGCGACCGTCCGTCTCTCTTCCACGAAGTCACGCCCGATGGAGCGCCCGGCAGTGCCGGTCAGGCCTGA
- a CDS encoding peptidylprolyl isomerase, with translation MLALMILVSAWGTADRIEAVVGDYPILRSEISDRLAATAETLSRPVPDDSASFAVALSEIVEERLLVEGARDAGFFPGPEAVAAMVEGRIEEMREEFGSEQQYLTALAEAGLSEDELRLQLSDLMGEQRAVSDFVQSKTSKLLETLPADPVSYLNSNLDILEEELMPRNLSWILIPVLPGGPEADSALAFLAGLADRISAGESFDDLAVQYSQDPGSAAEGGFLGQFGPGDMTPTFVAALDALEPGGMSRPFLSPYGAHLARLDSRDSTGMMTASHILILLELEQDDADSAGSLADSVASLVRSGTVSFGEAALRWSADPLSSRDGGTLGIVLVENSIPEAAGLLASSSPGSISGPVLLGDASAYAIIRDDGATQGFDWTGFERDWLDDLVRNVVYTHGLNSLVDSLRTAVPVIYTRDAD, from the coding sequence ATGCTGGCGCTGATGATCCTGGTTTCCGCCTGGGGTACCGCCGACCGGATCGAGGCTGTGGTCGGCGACTATCCCATCCTCAGATCGGAGATCTCCGACAGGCTCGCTGCGACGGCTGAGACCCTCTCGCGTCCCGTCCCCGACGACTCCGCCTCCTTCGCCGTCGCCCTCTCGGAGATCGTCGAGGAGAGGCTCCTGGTAGAGGGCGCCAGGGACGCCGGGTTCTTCCCCGGCCCTGAGGCGGTCGCGGCCATGGTCGAAGGCAGGATCGAGGAGATGAGGGAGGAGTTCGGATCCGAACAGCAGTATCTCACGGCTCTCGCGGAGGCCGGGCTCTCCGAGGACGAACTCAGGCTGCAGCTCTCGGACCTCATGGGTGAGCAGCGGGCCGTCTCGGATTTCGTCCAGTCGAAGACGTCGAAGCTTCTCGAAACGCTGCCCGCCGACCCCGTGAGCTACCTCAACTCCAATCTCGACATCCTCGAAGAGGAGCTGATGCCCAGGAACCTGTCGTGGATCCTGATACCCGTGCTCCCCGGAGGGCCGGAGGCCGACTCGGCCCTGGCGTTCCTCGCGGGTCTCGCCGACAGGATTTCGGCCGGCGAGTCCTTCGACGACCTGGCCGTGCAGTATTCCCAGGATCCTGGTTCGGCGGCCGAAGGCGGCTTCCTGGGCCAGTTCGGACCGGGCGACATGACCCCCACGTTCGTGGCCGCCCTGGACGCCCTCGAGCCGGGCGGCATGTCCCGGCCGTTCCTCTCTCCCTACGGGGCGCACCTCGCGAGGCTCGACTCCCGTGATTCGACCGGGATGATGACGGCGAGTCACATCCTGATCCTCCTCGAGCTGGAACAGGATGATGCCGACAGTGCAGGCAGCCTGGCCGACTCGGTGGCCTCGCTCGTCAGGTCCGGCACCGTCTCCTTCGGGGAGGCCGCCCTGCGGTGGAGCGCCGATCCCCTGTCATCGAGGGACGGCGGAACCCTGGGCATCGTGCTGGTCGAGAACTCCATCCCCGAGGCGGCCGGACTCCTGGCGTCGTCCAGCCCCGGGTCGATATCCGGCCCCGTCCTCCTCGGTGACGCATCAGCCTATGCCATCATCAGGGACGACGGCGCCACGCAGGGATTCGACTGGACCGGCTTCGAACGCGACTGGCTCGACGACCTGGTGAGGAACGTCGTCTACACTCACGGGCTGAACTCGCTCGTCGACTCCCTCCGGACGGCGGTGCCCGTCATCTACACCCGGGATGCGGATTGA
- the yajC gene encoding preprotein translocase subunit YajC — protein sequence MACLLHDLALAATVSQAADSTGAMQPGCMDPTSLTSLLPIVAMVAIFYFLIIRPQQKQQKDLKSMRDSLKKDDRIVTTGGIHGVVAAIKGEVVSVRIADGVKIDLDRSAIALIEKGPEADQ from the coding sequence ATGGCCTGCCTCCTTCACGATCTCGCCCTCGCCGCCACGGTATCCCAGGCCGCCGACTCCACCGGGGCGATGCAGCCGGGCTGCATGGATCCGACCAGCCTAACGAGTCTCCTGCCCATCGTGGCCATGGTCGCGATCTTCTACTTCCTGATCATCAGACCCCAGCAGAAGCAGCAGAAGGACCTCAAATCGATGCGCGACTCGCTCAAGAAGGACGACAGGATCGTCACCACGGGCGGTATCCACGGCGTGGTGGCCGCCATCAAGGGCGAGGTGGTCTCGGTCAGGATCGCCGACGGCGTGAAGATCGACCTGGACAGGTCGGCCATCGCCCTGATCGA
- a CDS encoding ATP-binding cassette domain-containing protein, with protein sequence MIRFDRVCRSYSEWPALEDVSFTVDPGEFVVLTGPSGAGKTTILRLIWMGDLPSRGRVEVAGFASDRMKPSDFHELRRKIGVVFQDFRLLPDRTVFDNVALPLQVAGAGPRAVRKRVFSLLGELGLSHRRLSMPHELSGGEQQRVAVARAMVAHPSVLLADEPTGNLDPIVSRRVIELLVDINRSGTAVLMATHDPRQIPPGLARLVFIDQGRLRDPSDFRPGEYV encoded by the coding sequence ATGATAAGGTTCGACAGGGTCTGCCGATCCTATTCCGAGTGGCCCGCTCTCGAGGACGTCTCCTTCACCGTGGATCCCGGCGAGTTCGTGGTGCTGACCGGCCCGAGCGGGGCGGGGAAGACGACGATACTCCGGCTGATATGGATGGGCGATCTTCCCTCGAGGGGCCGCGTGGAGGTGGCGGGCTTCGCTTCGGACAGGATGAAGCCGTCCGACTTCCACGAGCTCCGCCGGAAGATTGGCGTGGTCTTCCAGGACTTCAGGCTCCTGCCGGACAGGACCGTCTTCGACAACGTGGCGCTGCCCCTGCAGGTGGCAGGCGCCGGCCCGCGCGCCGTACGTAAGAGGGTCTTCTCCCTACTCGGCGAGCTGGGGCTCAGCCACAGGCGGCTGTCCATGCCCCACGAGCTCTCGGGCGGCGAGCAGCAGAGAGTTGCCGTGGCCCGGGCCATGGTGGCGCATCCTTCCGTGCTGCTGGCCGACGAGCCCACCGGCAATCTGGATCCGATTGTCTCCCGCAGGGTCATCGAGCTCCTGGTGGACATAAACAGGAGCGGCACCGCAGTCCTGATGGCCACGCACGACCCCAGGCAGATTCCTCCGGGGCTCGCCAGGCTCGTCTTCATAGACCAGGGCCGCCTGAGGGATCCGTCGGACTTCAGGCCGGGGGAGTACGTGTGA